The sequence below is a genomic window from Ipomoea triloba cultivar NCNSP0323 chromosome 10, ASM357664v1.
TGTCAAAATTAGCGTTTGggattaacaatgattaaaaaatatggtgaaaatttgataatttttggtATTGATCAAACTTAAGATGCATGATTTATGTGCTTAacagcttaaggtgcgtcaattcttcagtgagaacttaaggtgtgtttttgttgaaacttaaggtgaatcgatctaaagctttaggtgcgttgttttacttcttaagaTGAGtgcttttcctttttaaggtgcattgtttgtgtgcttaaggtatgttagttgttaaaacttaaggtgtgtcggtTTAAAGCTTTAGGTAAGGTGAGtagtttttgtacttaaggtgcgtcatgtATAATATttaggtgcgccattttaaaactttagatgtgtgatttgtgttcttaaggtgtgaTTTGTGCACTTAAAGTGTGTCATTTTCATGCTTAAGGTTAAGTTGCTTGGTTCCTTCCAGACGCgctttttttatatttttttatattttttttaatatatataactcaACAACTTTAACATCTATAATGGACATCAACTATTTCTACAAAATGAGACATCTTTCAACAAGATTCGATAACACTCATTGTAACGTTGTTCTTGGAATAAAAATCACAACTACAATGgaagtaactttttttttttaatttataaaatattacacaCCAGTCTAACATTTACAACGAAACTAAACTATTTGTACAAATACTTCCAAAAAAAACTACTTCTACAAAttaagggggtgtattcaatcataacttctataaacttttaaagagttttatcaactttaaaagtttggcggtattcaatttagacttttaacgactctttaaaagtctacagGTATTGGAtccaaacttttcaaaactctttaaaagtatgcTGGTATTCGATTCAAACTTTTATAGAGTATTTAAAaatctactggtattcaaaaagttattaactttcatagacTCTGTCAAATAGGATTTCGgtagactttttcttcattaatataaataaatgaaatccaaccctccaaccccaaaaCTTTCAAGATTCTCTACAAaccttttttttcctctatttaaattagacaaattttttatCAATTGTACAATACGTCCCAAACTTTACTAcgaaaaattatttgttaatattgacagtaattttttttgctgCCAAGGATTGCTACgaacagcaaaaaaaaaaaaaaaatgttcgcAGCATGATTTGCTGCCGCAACCAGCAGCAAGTTGCTGCTGGTtgcaaaatatatgtatttacatttaaaaattctatttaattaatacaattttaaatatttttatattcattaattattaatatatgtatttatataagaaaataaaaatatatccaaTAATGAATTCAaaagtatattaattaaaattttattaatttaaaaatatttttgtagttGCTGttggttgtatttttttttttacaatgcgttaatttatttatgatttatagaaatatatttttgtaagaaaattataaataatatattaatagaagttatggaatgtttgtaagggtgtattcaatttagagttttatgacttttgtagaatttttaatatgaaaaagtttttaaaagtttataaatgtttgttgtatggatatttataaacttttacaaagttgatgaaagtttaaaagattctaggaaagtttacaagaactctacaaaagtcaattaaaatctatcactttaaaagtttttgaaaatctttaaaagtcttgattgaatacatcCCCTATGAGATCATTTAACGGGGTTCAATAATATCACTAATTGTAACCTCATTTTTGGAATAATAATCACTTGCTTTTGTGTAACACATAGAAACAATGGCATTGGAATGGTTGGTAGTCACAAAAGCTGGCTCTTTAAGTGGTGGAATTGATAATGTAGGGTTGCTCAACATGAGAACTACATCAAACATAGTTGGCCTATCTGTTGGGATTGCTTGAACGCATAAAAGGCCCACCTCAATGCACCTTATGACCTTGAGAGCGTCGCATGATGATCTCATTATTGCCAGATCAACAAATTCATGTGGTCGTCCCTCTTTCCAATTTTTCCATGCCTATtacaaagaaaaattaaaggaattataatattgaaatataatatcattttcttctatatatatatatatatatatatatatatatatatatatatatactaaaatcaTGATGTTACATGGCATCCATACCCATCCGATGAGGGAGACCGAAAGTTGAGAGTGAATGAAATCTGAATTCTTCTTGCCATTAATAATTTCTAACAATAGAACTCCAAAGCTGTATACATCAGATTTTTCTGAAAATTGTCCGTGCAATACGTATTCCGGTGAAATGTAACCACTGAtgaccaaataataaaataagttaTGCAGGCATTAAGTACACACTACACACGTATATATGATtgtgaacttatgaatttatcaTAATCAATTGCACTTACTATGTTCCAACTACACGATTTGTTTCTGCTTGCGTTTGATCAAGCCCAAATATTCTTGCCAACCCAAAATCTGATATTTTTGGTTTCATTGTTTCGTCAAGTAAAATGTTGCTTGCTTTTAAATCTCTGTGAATAACTTTTAGTCTCGAGTACTTGTGAAGATAAAGAATTCCTTGAGCAACTCCTTCAATTATTTGAAAGCGTGTGTTCCAATCTAAATTATCTTTCTCACCTATATTTGGAAGAAGCAAAGTGAAGTTGTTGATATATAGAAAACAAATCAAGAAAACTAATGCTCTAAATAATAGATAGCAAACATACCAAATAAGAGCTTGTCCAAACTTCGATTTGGCATGTACTCAtaaattagtattttttcaTCATCCTCAATGCAACAACCCAAAAGGCTGACAAGATTCTTATGCTGTAGTTTTGCAATTAGCTTTAGCTCATTCATGAACTCCTCTAAGCCCTGTGACGATTGCTTACATAGCCTTTTAATGGCTACCATCCCAAATTCGTATAAAAATCCCtgaaatgaaataaaatgaCAGGATGATATAATAATGTATCGACTTCTACtctaatattatatatcatgTAACAGATcaattatcaaaaaataataatcaccTTAAACACAGGACCGAATCCACCCTCTCCAAGTTTGTTTGCTTCATTGAAGTTGTCTGTAGCATCTAATATTCTCTCCAAACTGAGTTGTAGCAATTCTACATCTCCATTTCCAAGGGGGGATAATGCATTTGACTTTTGGCTGGCTGTTGCTATAGACTTCTCacctacatatatacatacccaATCAGTGTTATCACAGCAGTTAGCAACTAATAATGAAGGTGGTGGAATCCAAAGGTAGTTAAAGCGGCAAAGGAGCTTCTTTTTGGAAAAAATCTCTGGGATAACCCGCTAGCTCCTGTGTCTCTCGGAGTGAACAGAAAAAGATCTAGAATAGCATGTGGATTTCCACTAAAAATTAATGAAGGGGGTGGGAATGCAcatattattcaaaatatatggaATTTGTGTACCTTTTTTTCTATAGTATCTCCGTTTGAGGATATAACCCAAAACACTAATAACAACAAGAGAGACTGCAGAGACCAAAGAAACCATTATTGCAACTTGTAAAGGACTAATGCTTTTGTGTGCAGAATTTCCAATTCCACCAATTCCATCTGCACCAAATATAACCAAACTAAAGTAAGCACAAAGAGAAGACAAAGTTAAACAAGTATTCCAcccatctcattttatgtgtctgattcgatTTACGAGGTCTGACTGAAttcattttcaattcaattgaaaaagttggtttgaccaataaataataaacgtTACAAGTAAAATAGGACAGAGAGAGTATTACTTAGCTCAGAGGCATGAACTCGAACATGGAGATCCCTAAGGGCAGCTGAATTGTTATGAGCCAAATCAACCAAGTCACCAAACCAGTTGAGACACTTGGCTATGTCGCTCATATTGTTGTAAGCAAATGCACTGCAAGAGCAGTTACTATAACACTGAGCTTCACATTCACTAAATGTCATATTACTATTATTTCCCAATGAAACTGGATGGTCAGGCAATTTCATCCACTCAAACCTCATGAACTTGTCATTTTCATTGCATTCCAATCCTATTCTCCTCACACACCCTCCACTATAATTCCCATTCTCCCAATCCTTGCCCGATTTCGGTTTAAACCCCTCCAAGCAACTACAAACCGAATTGGAACCGGTTTTCTTACAGCTCCCAAACGAACCACAACTCCCATACATTTCACACTTAGTTGGGTCTGGAAACTGCAACCTATTCTGCCATTTTTCACTGTTCTCTGGCTTTGACAGAACTTTAATATACCCGTCGTGGCTCAAGAAGAACCGTAATGGGACCGAGGCGTCGCGATAGGTGTAGCTGAAGTAAAATTCATCATCTCGTGCTGCAAAAGATAAATAAACGGAATATCCCTGCCTGGGAATGTACCAGGATAGAGAATAGCCATACTCAAACATATTGGTCCTATAATAAggaatattattgttattagtattagtattattgttgttttgtttcCAAATGAAGATTTGTGGGGCCCCATTAGGATCCATCCCAAACGAGAATTTCCCTGGCCGGGGATCATCAATGCTAGTCCACGACCTGAGAATATTCCGTTCTCCGGTTCTCATGTTTACCTTAAGTCTCATCTCCGGCATCAATGTATCCCCGCCGTCATCGAAGCTCTCCCAAACCGTGGAATTCCCCTGCTTCAGAATAAAATTCCCGGTGTCTTTCAGTTGCGCCTCCGCCGCGTAATTTCCGGGGGGACCGGACACGTTTGTCGACCATTTGGGGTTTCTTACGCCGTCGAGAAGCCGCAGATTCCCGTCATCGCCGATTGTGAAACGGGGGTGGGAATCTTGGTCGTGTAGCGGAGATTCTCTGTTGGCTACCCAAATCACACTGTCTTTGAGGTTGTTGTACCATATTCCCAGAAACAAAGAAGATGAGTTTCCGGGCCGGAAAAAGCCTAACGCGAAGTTCCCGTTTGGGGAAACTAACGTAGTGTTTGGAGTAATAACATCGCCGGGTCTTAGAATGTCTGTGCTCGTTCCAAGATTGCAGAGAAAACACAGAAACAACGTTAAAAAAACAACCCTTCCCATGACAGCAGCCACTAGGTTTAGTTTCGCCGGAGAAGAGCCCCAGATGGAGAAGAATGGGATTATGGGAATTGGATAGTTGTTTTAGCTCACGGAAGTTTAGAAGACTTAGATATATATTTGAAACGGGAGCTAGCtaggtttgtttgtttgtatattttttttgttgggtcAACACCGACAACACGATTATCATACCTATCTCATGTTACATCAATTCTCGTATTGCCAAACAAGTCAATTTCACACTTTCACGTACGAGAATAATATTAGGTAGAATATAGTATGTACTCATGTACAAGTATGGAGGTTCTCACTAATGCCCAAATTTGTTTGGTTGaacttattttataatttatagcttatttgaagttacaaataaactataagctctgtttggtataATATGGGAGCGTAAAGAATAGTATATTTTGAAACACTATTCTAtatagtgtttcaaaataagttgctggtttttaattttttttttatctttattattaatttataaaaatgacataATCTTgccttcattaatcaaaatagttagtttatcattttatgtCTTTTATACTATTCATctaattgaataattaatttttatcaaacactttaatttcaattagttagTTTATTAGCCACTAGTTTTTTAACTAGGTGTGCCAAACAAAGCCATagattaatgatcaaatgaaaatCACCCCTTAAGTGAGAATGTGGGAGCCAACATGAATATACACAGTCTACTACACGGATGCGCGCTCGCGCGTGCACACACCAATTTCTCAATTCGCTAAATCCTAATTTTCACAATTGTTCCTCTTCCCATTTTTTGTTTGTGACGTTGCTGCTAGACAGTGGACGCAGGTGAAGAGATCCGTTCGGTTTGGAGTCTTGAACTTATTTTAGAttgagaaatttgaaatatcaaagttgacttgtttttttttttaatttaaattattagtgaaaaataaataaataattatgtgcACAAGAAAATTAGAGAATGTCCGAATTCTTAAACAAAAATTCGAGTCAAAATTGAACTCTTTCAAATCAAACCTAACTAAAATTTAAACCCAAATGATTTCAtctttttgaaattgaaaatctaAACTAGaatcgaactcaaaaaaaatgaaattgaagacTAAAACACCCATCCCTAATCATGACAAGAAGAACTACAGACACAACTACGGATGAACGTAACATTCTGCAGGATTTACTACATCAAGATTATAAGAACGGTGTTCATAGGACATTGGAAACGATTGGAAAACAGTTAAAAGTAGGTATTGATGAAGTGGAATGATCTGATTGGTCAAAGCGTAAAAGAGAGGAGTATACTTGAGCGCATATTATATTCAACTATTTGGACGTTCATAGCAATTGAGTGTCAGAAATGCACTAGTGATTGGCATGCTGGAAACCAATGATGATAAACACTGCCACACCCCAATTTGCTAAAGTTTGAGTTCAAGAATGGGTTTAACAAGCTTGTTAGACCATTAGTATTAACTTTGTTAAAAAATGGTCCCCGTGTGCTTCAATTGCTTAATTAGGTAAAATTCTTGATGATTGAGATAACTTGATGAAGAATTTTTGGAGCATTTTGCATGCATTTAGAGTAAATGGGAGCCAAAGTAAAGTTAAGGAGATCGATAGAACAGTTCTTGGAGATTAAAGAGTCAAAAAGTAGTGTTTTTAATGGTCTTGATCATATGGACAAATTAAAGCAAACGTAGAGTAAATGAGTATGAAGTTGCAATTTTCACTCAACATGACCACTACTTATGTTTTGATCATATCTCTATGtagaaatattcaaattaagggtgtgtttggttggtgggtttaggcataaggaatgggtatgaaagtgattgtttgtgtttggttgataggttttgtgaatgctactatgggtttggaataccccattaatgacaaaacccatacccttattaaataagggtttcatcccccttcctcatttctttctcaactattaataatcattcccattccacccaattaccaaacatgttaaatactttcaccaaaacccattaccattaccaagtatttgatacccattccgattccgattccatgtgcgaaccaaacgcaccctaagttaTTCTTGCACTATTGAAAATTTAACTCAAATAAATACAACTTTCATAGAACACTATCAAGTCTAATATTGAAGGtaaaaaaacttgaaaataGAAAGGAAATAGTTTTGTCCATGAAGAACGGGCATTCATAACTAGCCTGGACCTTCGACTTCTGTGGCACATTGGATAAGGATGAATAGTCATTCGATGCCCATTTATGGGGTACTAACTCACTAATCACTATGTAGGCGCATTTTAagccattttttttccttgattttGACCCTAGCTATTTTCTCAcatttctttcatatttttaagtTAGATTAGACTTAAATTTAGGTTTCATTACACATTTGAAGCTTgtaatcatttaattaaaactTGGATTCTAAGATTCCTCTTCCATTTTAATAGATAAGTTCTCTTTTAACCtggagggtgtggttgagtggaagtgACTCATTCATtcttaaccaaaggtcaagggttTAATTCTTGGCTTTGAGTATGGAGCAGCCTTAAATCTCTAGGCCAGCTGTCCAACtcaatagaggtgcctacaatccagcgAGAGTTTAGGCCTTCCTTTTATCTCCTTCCTATATGATATTTATGCTTTATTCTTTTGCTTTTATgatgtttatgtttattatgtgtgagtaatttttttgaaataaaaccATGAGGTATAGATTACTGTAAAAGAGATGGCACATAATCAGGCGGGAGAGAGTCTCAGTACAAAATGTTAGCCTGATGACGGGCCGCAGTAGCAAGTGTATGAGCAATAACATTCCCTAATCTAGGAACTAAACCGAttcgaaaaaataaaaaagaggcAATGGCACTCCTACATACATCAATGTATAAACCAACATAAGAATAGAAGGTAGACTGCACCCTGCTTAATCCACTCCAGAGCTGAGAGCAATCTGTGAATAACTGAATAAACTCCACGGCCCTACCTTTAGCTAGGACAGGACTTCTTTGCACGCCACAATCTCCGCCATGTGAGTAATTTGTTTAAGAGCTTGATGCATTATTTATCTAGAAGCTCTTGATTATTGCATAATGTGTGTGATGCAAGTATAGAGCAGGGATTGTATGGGTGTGAATGTCATCTTCTTGGGATTTTGAGATTTATTATGACATGAACTACGTAATAACCAACCAATTAGGCAACTAAGTCTAGAGAATAGGCAAAAAAACTAAGCAAATCATGGTGTGTAGGATTCAAGCAATGatataatgaataaataaaaggaataaggtagaaattagccactgaatgtaaaaattaggccattgaacaaaaaatatgtgcaattaggccactgaacacttcaaatacaatacaatttcaggttaccttccatttcatcaggcctgcttatgtggatggtgagttgacattttaaaataattttttaataataaatattaaaaataaaaattaaaagttaatttaaaaaaaaattgtcgcCACCcttccccccacccccacccccttcCTTCGTCTCGAACCAGAAATGACTCATAAATTCTATCTATAATATCTTGAAAATAAAACTCTAATAAACACTGCATCCTggcgtttgtttttttttttttaataattttttttatttattttttttaaagtttattattaaaaaaatattttaaaatgtcaattcaccatccatgtaagcagccGACATGATGAAATGggaggtaacctgctatcaggtgtaactgcatgcatttggagtgttcagtggtctaattgcacttttttttttttcgttcagtggcctaattgcactttaagGTTAAGTTCAGTGactaatttgaaccttattcctaaataaaacaaagcaattagATACATGATAAATGAAATTAAGGAGGGTAATAAGGATTCTCATATGCTGCCTAAATGCATGCAACGCTCTGAACAACCCCTCCGACGATCGGTCATATGCTGGAATTACCATTCGACAATGCCATGACATAATGAAGACCCTTCATCATTTCTATACTGCATGTAGCAAGAGGTAGAAATACTAGGGCCCATGACTTGGCCAAATCCACTATCTTGTATAGAAACTCTAGGTATTTGCGTTTTGATCCCCTGTTTGTACCTTGGAGTTTTCTATTACGTAATGAAGATTGATTGttgattgtcaaaaaaaaaaaaaaaagggtaaggATTCAGGTAAGGGagcataatattttatatatatgaaatagaaCCTATAAGATTGGGGTAAACCACCAAAAAAACGAATTAACGAGAATGCACGCAATAATCCTAGTCTCAAAGCTACTattgtaaacaaataaacaatgatTAGGACTAAAAATTGCTCACTCTCGTGATGTATCAATTTCAAATTTGGTAAGCAGTAAGCACACAATGCAAATTAAAGCATCTAAATCGCCTTATTTTCTCCATTCTCATAGCACGCAGGAAATTAAATAGAGTTTGTATTAATTAGAAGAGACTTTGAAATTCAATTTAACTCTCGTTGAGATCGAATTTCCTCCAATGGTAAGCCAATAAATGTTGTGCATGACACAATAACAAGATGTAGACAAATCCTTCACAATTATTAATAACCCTAGCTAGATTGGATTctatccctttatgcaataattataataataacatctAAATAGATTAAACAACACTAACCCAGATTGTAAATATAATGGAACTACTCACACACTTGATTAGCATAACTAAAGTAACTCCACAAATAGAAAGCATAAGCATGGCACAAGGTAAATGAGAGGAAAGATAAACTTATCTATTGCAAAGTTGATAAAGAACTCAAAATTTGATGGTGAAATCTTTGATTACAAACTTAGAAATGGTAACTTAGATGGAAATATAAAGCTAATATCTAGGCTAAATATgtgaaagaaaatgaaagaaatcaAGCTAGGACTATATAGTTCAAACTCTCTGCCAAAATACAACAGAACGAATTTAAATACTATGTGCATGACCAGGCAAGAAATCACAGTCCAGGTGTTTCACTAAGGCGCACATTATGTAGCAAGATAACCCTTCTATCGATGATACTATGGGATATCCTGGGAGTGGGGATCATGCAAAGTCTTAGCAAGGATCAAGGAAAATGCAATGGAGCCAATGCCATTCTCATGGCCATGAGACTACCAATTAACATCGAGTCCCACTCTCATGAGAATTCAATCTTAATTGGAACATATTATCGAACACATAGCATTCCAACCAAGTTTTCTTCCAATTGCCTTTTCTCAAAGCAAGAAAGAAAACTTATCTTTGATCCAAAGTGAATTGAAGATACAAACTTGGTTTGAAGTTGGAATTGAATTTCAATCTTGAATTGGAATCTAATCTATCATAATCGATCTCACCCTATTCTAAGTGGATAGAAGTTAAAAGAGATGTTTTGAGAGTGAAAATATCAAAAGTCTCGCAAAAGTCTAGAAATTAGGTTCGCTGTGGGGAGGACAAGCCTGCTTTGACAATACTAAGAAACTCTATTAAATGAAAATAGTAATCTTCAAATCTAAGTATTGAATCACTGATTACAAGCTTCATAAGTGTAAAGAAAACTAAATCTAAATTTAATCTAAACACATCACATATTAAATTTGATAGGGAATAACCCGGCCTCGAGCGTACAACTGTATATCCACTTGGTACATCCCCCCGTCTGCCATAAGGAACACTTCCTGAGCTTGACCGACCTCGCATGGGTCCAACCCGACCCGAGCTGAGGTATAGTTTCAACCTTTAAGGTTTTTGGCTAGTACACGGTGCCCTCTCAGCTCGATCCCAACCTTAGTGCTTAGACTGGATACTCCTAGCGAATTGCCTCCTACACAAGAGGACAAAACACCTTTGATATCGCCTTGCCC
It includes:
- the LOC116032272 gene encoding G-type lectin S-receptor-like serine/threonine-protein kinase At4g27290, which codes for MGRVVFLTLFLCFLCNLGTSTDILRPGDVITPNTTLVSPNGNFALGFFRPGNSSSLFLGIWYNNLKDSVIWVANRESPLHDQDSHPRFTIGDDGNLRLLDGVRNPKWSTNVSGPPGNYAAEAQLKDTGNFILKQGNSTVWESFDDGGDTLMPEMRLKVNMRTGERNILRSWTSIDDPRPGKFSFGMDPNGAPQIFIWKQNNNNTNTNNNNIPYYRTNMFEYGYSLSWYIPRQGYSVYLSFAARDDEFYFSYTYRDASVPLRFFLSHDGYIKVLSKPENSEKWQNRLQFPDPTKCEMYGSCGSFGSCKKTGSNSVCSCLEGFKPKSGKDWENGNYSGGCVRRIGLECNENDKFMRFEWMKLPDHPVSLGNNSNMTFSECEAQCYSNCSCSAFAYNNMSDIAKCLNWFGDLVDLAHNNSAALRDLHVRVHASELNGIGGIGNSAHKSISPLQVAIMVSLVSAVSLVVISVLGYILKRRYYRKKGEKSIATASQKSNALSPLGNGDVELLQLSLERILDATDNFNEANKLGEGGFGPVFKGFLYEFGMVAIKRLCKQSSQGLEEFMNELKLIAKLQHKNLVSLLGCCIEDDEKILIYEYMPNRSLDKLLFGEKDNLDWNTRFQIIEGVAQGILYLHKYSRLKVIHRDLKASNILLDETMKPKISDFGLARIFGLDQTQAETNRVVGTYGYISPEYVLHGQFSEKSDVYSFGVLLLEIINGKKNSDFIHSQLSVSLIGWAWKNWKEGRPHEFVDLAIMRSSCDALKVIRCIEVGLLCVQAIPTDRPTMFDVVLMLSNPTLSIPPLKEPAFVTTNHSNAIVSMCYTKASDYYSKNEVTISDIIEPR